One Microbacterium sp. zg-B96 genomic region harbors:
- a CDS encoding DUF2029 domain-containing protein produces the protein MSRRVVLWVAFAIVHVAIARLGFVLPNDPMGDVYRVYQPWSACALWGGVEGFCPAGREIMGITVPWVYPQLALVPMVLAWLFAWTGSYTVGWVVMVVLANAGAFALLVGRGRSRGRSGAAWFWLASIALLGPVGLYRLDGFTAALAVAGCLWLAGRPFVASALLAIATWIKVWPAALLAAAVITGRRRGPVVIGALVVSAVTLIVVVAGGGGAYAFGFVQGQTDRGLQIEAPVSTFYLWRAVLGLPGSQVFYDGGLLTFQVTGPQVDALIAIMTPLLAFAMIAVVAIGARKAWLGARYAVLFPPLALTVVMTFIVVNKVGSPQFASWIAAPLVLGLVLDRRRWRGPASLALVTVLLTQLVYPLLYAGVLTTAPLPIAVLTVRNALYLALLVWALVRLVRVPVRPGIPRSAPSALTTSI, from the coding sequence GTGTCGAGGCGGGTGGTGCTGTGGGTGGCCTTCGCCATCGTGCACGTCGCGATCGCGAGGCTCGGATTCGTCCTGCCCAACGACCCGATGGGCGACGTGTACCGGGTGTACCAGCCGTGGTCGGCCTGCGCGCTGTGGGGCGGGGTCGAGGGGTTCTGCCCCGCGGGCCGCGAGATCATGGGCATCACCGTGCCGTGGGTGTACCCGCAGCTGGCGCTCGTGCCGATGGTGCTGGCGTGGCTGTTCGCCTGGACCGGCAGCTACACCGTCGGCTGGGTCGTGATGGTCGTCCTCGCCAACGCCGGCGCGTTCGCCCTGCTGGTCGGCCGGGGTCGCTCCCGCGGGCGGAGCGGCGCAGCGTGGTTCTGGCTCGCGTCGATCGCGCTGCTCGGCCCGGTGGGACTGTACCGGCTCGACGGGTTCACCGCAGCCCTCGCCGTCGCAGGATGCCTGTGGTTGGCGGGCCGGCCGTTCGTGGCATCCGCGCTGCTGGCGATCGCGACCTGGATCAAGGTCTGGCCGGCGGCGCTGCTGGCGGCCGCGGTGATCACCGGGCGGCGCCGGGGACCGGTCGTGATCGGTGCGCTCGTCGTGTCGGCGGTGACGCTCATCGTCGTGGTGGCCGGCGGTGGGGGCGCCTACGCCTTCGGGTTCGTGCAGGGCCAGACCGACCGTGGACTGCAGATCGAGGCGCCGGTGAGCACGTTCTATCTGTGGCGGGCGGTGCTGGGGCTGCCTGGTTCGCAGGTGTTCTACGACGGCGGGCTGCTGACGTTCCAGGTGACCGGTCCCCAGGTGGACGCGCTCATCGCGATCATGACCCCGCTGCTGGCGTTCGCGATGATCGCGGTCGTGGCCATCGGCGCCCGCAAGGCCTGGCTCGGGGCGCGGTACGCGGTGCTGTTCCCACCCCTTGCCCTGACGGTCGTGATGACCTTCATCGTCGTGAACAAGGTGGGCTCCCCGCAGTTCGCCAGCTGGATCGCCGCGCCGCTGGTGCTGGGTCTTGTGCTCGACCGTCGCCGGTGGCGGGGGCCGGCGTCGCTCGCGCTGGTCACCGTGCTGCTCACGCAGCTGGTGTACCCCCTGCTCTACGCCGGCGTGCTGACCACGGCGCCGTTGCCGATCGCCGTGCTGACCGTGCGCAATGCGCTGTACCTCGCGCTGCTGGTGTGGGCACTGGTGCGCCTGGTGCGCGTACCGGTGCGCCCAGGCATCCCTCGCTCTGCACCATCCGCCCTCACCACCTCGATCTGA
- a CDS encoding thiamine-binding protein, which yields MLIAFSVAPSGTGRADGSVHDAVAAAVAVVRSSGLPHRTTSMFTEVEGEWDEVFDVVKRATEAVLPFGSRVSLVLKADIRPGYSGELDGKVERLEQALDADQ from the coding sequence ATGCTCATCGCCTTCTCCGTCGCACCCAGCGGCACCGGCCGCGCCGACGGCTCGGTGCACGACGCCGTTGCCGCTGCCGTCGCGGTCGTGCGCTCTTCGGGGCTGCCGCATCGCACGACCTCGATGTTCACCGAGGTGGAGGGGGAGTGGGACGAGGTCTTCGACGTCGTCAAACGCGCCACCGAGGCGGTGCTGCCCTTCGGCTCCCGGGTCTCGCTCGTGCTCAAAGCCGACATCCGCCCCGGTTACAGCGGCGAGCTGGACGGCAAGGTCGAGCGGCTCGAGCAGGCGCTGGATGCTGACCAGTGA
- a CDS encoding NUDIX hydrolase: protein MLTSDAVTPGDAEPDLPVAATVVLLRDGAAGVEVLLLQRPDRGSFAGAWVFPGGMIEDGDHPGPDTADEDVARRAGVRETAEEVGLVVDPDVLVPLALWVPPVNVALRIRTWFFVARVPSGPLQPAPAEVVQTQWTTPADALAAHGRGELRLYPPTWVTLHGLIGHDDVDSALAAARLRGIHRFETRAREDAGVMLWQEDGEYEPDAGSDSRHRLEVATLPWRYTRSAS from the coding sequence ATGCTGACCAGTGACGCCGTGACCCCGGGCGACGCGGAGCCGGACCTCCCGGTTGCCGCGACCGTCGTCCTGCTGCGCGACGGCGCCGCCGGGGTGGAGGTGCTGCTGCTGCAGCGCCCGGACCGCGGCTCGTTCGCGGGGGCGTGGGTCTTCCCCGGCGGCATGATCGAGGACGGCGATCATCCCGGCCCGGACACCGCGGACGAGGACGTCGCCCGCCGGGCCGGTGTGCGGGAGACCGCCGAAGAGGTGGGACTGGTGGTCGATCCGGACGTGCTGGTGCCGCTGGCGCTGTGGGTCCCTCCGGTGAACGTCGCCCTGCGGATCCGCACCTGGTTCTTCGTGGCCCGAGTGCCGAGCGGCCCGCTGCAGCCGGCGCCGGCGGAGGTCGTCCAGACGCAGTGGACCACTCCGGCCGACGCGCTCGCCGCCCACGGCCGCGGCGAGCTGCGGCTCTACCCGCCGACGTGGGTCACGCTGCACGGGCTGATCGGTCACGACGACGTGGACAGTGCGCTCGCCGCGGCGCGGCTGCGCGGCATCCACCGGTTCGAAACGCGTGCTCGTGAGGATGCCGGGGTGATGCTGTGGCAGGAGGACGGCGAATACGAACCGGATGCCGGCTCCGACTCGCGGCACCGGCTGGAGGTCGCCACGCTGCCCTGGCGCTACACCCGCTCGGCGTCCTGA
- a CDS encoding homoserine O-acetyltransferase: MDWQTSEDTVPSAPVTEADARLLLGRPPATGAWRDGDPDGERRFAAFGAFGTESGRELPALRLAYETWGALNPARDNAVLILHALTGDSHVRGPATPGHPTAGWWDAIVGPGAPIDTDRWFVVAPNMLGGCQGSTGPASIAPDGYEWASRFPYLTIRDQVAAQARLADALGIDVWAAVIGGSMGGMHALEWAVALPDRLQRVAILSAPPANTADQIALNSVQLEAIQIDPRFQGGEYYDSGDGDGPHRGLALARRMALLNYRSPTELNQRFQRSWQSGKSPLGHGGRFAVESYLDFHGNKFTRRFDANSYLVLVEAMDSHDVGRDRGGIEDALSRVTATALVLGIDSDRLFPIDGQHRIARGIPTTLDGDQAVVLSSDYGHDGFLIETGAVGGHLGRLLAT, encoded by the coding sequence GTGGACTGGCAGACCTCCGAAGACACCGTGCCCTCCGCGCCGGTGACCGAGGCCGACGCGCGCCTGCTGCTGGGCCGCCCGCCCGCCACCGGCGCATGGCGTGACGGCGACCCCGACGGCGAGCGCCGGTTCGCAGCGTTCGGCGCGTTCGGAACCGAGAGCGGGCGGGAGCTGCCTGCGCTGCGACTGGCGTACGAGACGTGGGGCGCGCTGAACCCGGCGCGCGACAACGCGGTGCTCATCCTCCACGCCCTCACCGGCGACAGCCACGTCCGTGGACCCGCAACCCCGGGACATCCCACCGCCGGCTGGTGGGACGCCATCGTCGGACCCGGCGCCCCCATCGACACCGACCGCTGGTTCGTCGTGGCGCCGAACATGCTGGGTGGATGCCAGGGATCCACCGGACCTGCCAGCATCGCCCCCGACGGCTACGAGTGGGCCTCGCGCTTCCCGTACCTCACGATCCGCGACCAGGTCGCCGCACAGGCCCGCCTGGCCGACGCCCTCGGCATCGACGTGTGGGCCGCCGTCATCGGCGGCTCGATGGGCGGCATGCACGCCCTGGAATGGGCAGTCGCACTGCCGGACCGGCTGCAGCGCGTCGCGATCCTCTCCGCTCCCCCGGCCAACACCGCCGACCAGATCGCGCTGAACTCGGTGCAGCTGGAGGCGATCCAGATCGACCCGCGCTTCCAGGGCGGGGAGTACTACGACTCCGGCGACGGCGACGGGCCGCACCGCGGCCTGGCGCTGGCGCGGCGGATGGCGCTGCTGAACTACCGCAGCCCCACCGAGCTCAACCAGCGGTTCCAGCGCTCCTGGCAGTCGGGCAAGAGCCCGCTGGGCCACGGCGGCCGCTTCGCCGTGGAGTCCTACCTCGACTTCCACGGCAACAAGTTCACGCGGCGCTTCGACGCCAACAGCTACCTCGTGCTGGTGGAGGCGATGGACTCCCACGACGTGGGCCGCGACCGCGGCGGCATCGAGGACGCACTGTCACGCGTGACGGCCACGGCGCTCGTGCTCGGCATCGACAGCGACCGGCTGTTCCCGATCGACGGCCAGCACCGCATCGCCCGCGGCATCCCCACGACCCTCGACGGTGACCAGGCGGTGGTGCTCTCCAGCGACTACGGCCACGACGGTTTCCTCATCGAGACGGGGGCCGTCGGGGGGCACCTGGGCCGCCTGCTCGCGACGTGA